From the Daucus carota subsp. sativus chromosome 8, DH1 v3.0, whole genome shotgun sequence genome, one window contains:
- the LOC108199045 gene encoding CSC1-like protein ERD4, with the protein MDFSSFLTSLGTSFAIFVVLMLMFTWLSRKQGNAVVYYPNRILKGMDPWEGRSGERNPFAWIQEAINSSEQDVVNMSGIDTAVYFVFLGTAVGILVLASLVLLPLLLPVADSDPGETASNGTFNELDRLSMGHVQPGSQRLWAFVFATYWVSLVTYYLLWNAYVHVSDLRAAALMAPIVRPEQFAVIVKDIPTLPQDQTRKEQVDTFFKEIYPDTFYRSMIVTDNKQVNKIWEELEGYRKKLAHAEAVYAKSRSGSSPERTRPTCRTGLLGLLGEKVDAIDHYHGKISELITKLEAEQKVTVREKQQSSALVFFSSRLTAASAAQNLHSRIVDTWNVMEAPEPRQIIWSNLPKSFYERQIQQYVVYVIVFLTIVFYMIPIGFVSAFTTLSNLMKLLPFIKPVVEENSIRTVLEAYLPQLALIIFLALLPKFLLFLSITEGICTESHAIRAASGKYFYFSVFNVFIGVTLGGTLFSTFKTIEKDPNFIVPLLASSLPGNATFFLTYVALKFFVGYGLELSRMIPLIIYHLKRKYVCKTEAELKEAWAPGDLGYGTRIPADMLILTIVLCYSVIAPIIIPFGVIYFALGWLVLRNQALKVLVPSYESYGKFWPHIYTRMMAALILFQLTMFGYFGVKEFYYTPLLIPLPICSLIFAYICKQKFHQFFQNTALEVVRHEVKDLPNMEHIYRSFIPPSLASDKLDDDQFDDAMSQTSRPGSSV; encoded by the exons ATGGATTTCAGTTCGTTCTTGACGTCGCTGGGGACGTCGTTTGCGATATTCGTGGTGTTGATGTTGATGTTTACGTGGTTGTCACGGAAACAGGGGAATGCGGTGGTGTACTATCCGAATCGGATCCTGAAAGGGATGGATCCGTGGGAAGGAAGGTCCGGAGAACGCAACCCGTTTGCATGGATCCAAGAAGCTATCAATTCTTCGGAACAAGATGTCGTTAATATGTCTGGTATTGATACTGCTGTTTATTTCGTCTTCTTGGGCACTG CGGTGGGAATATTAGTATTGGCTAGCCTTGTACTGCTGCCGTTACTTCTTCCAGTGGCGGATTCAGACCCTGGTGAGACTGCAAGCAATGGGACTTTCAATGAGCTTGATAGGCTGTCGATGGGACATGTTCAA CCAGGAAGTCAAAGGTTATGGGCATTCGTGTTTGCCACCTACTGGGTTTCATTGGTTACATATTACCTACTTTGGAATGCATATGTACATGTATCTGATCTGAGAGCTGCAGCACTAATGGCCCCCATAGTAAGGCCTGAACAATTTGCTGTCATTGTTAAAGACATACCCACTCTACCTCAAGATCAAACACGAAAGGAACAAGTTGACACATTTTTCAAAGAAATCTACCCTGACACATTTTACCGATCAATGATTGTAACAGACAACAAGCAG GTAAACAAGATTTGGGAAGAGTTGGAAGGGTACAGAAAAAAACTTGCACATGCTGAAGCTGTATATGCTAAATCCAGAAGCGGAAGCAGCCCTGAACGGACAAGACCAACATGCAGAACTGGATTACTTGGTCTTCTTGGCGAGAAGGTAGATGCCATAGATCACTATCATGGAAAGATTAGTGAACTGATTACAAAATTAGAGGCTGAGCAGAAAGTCACAGTCAGGGAAAAGCAACAATCATCAGCTCTTGTTTTCTTCTCAAGTAGGCTAACTGCAGCTTCTGCAGCTCAAAATCTCCACTCCCGCATTGTTGACACATGGAATGTCATGGAAGCACCTGAACCTCGCCAGATTATATGGAGTAACCTTCCAAAGAGTTTCTATGAGAGGCAGATTCAACAGTATGTTGTATATGtcattgtctttctgacaataGTGTTTTACATGATTCCAATCGGATTTGTTTCTGCATTTACAACTCTTTCAAATCTAATGAAGCTCCTTCCATTTATAAAGCCAGTTGTGGAGGAGAATTCAATCAGAACAGTGTTAGAAGCCTACCTTCCTCAGCTTGCACTTATTATATTTCTGGCTTTGCTGCCAAAATTTCTTTTGTTCTTATCAATAACTGAGGGTATTTGTACTGAAAGTCACGCTATTAGGGCTGCCTcaggaaaatacttttattttTCTGTGTTCAATGTATTCATCGGAGTGACATTGGGTGGAACCCTTTTCAGCACATTCAAGACCATCGAGAAAGATCCAAACTTTATTGTTCCATTACTAGCCAGTAGTCTTCCTGGCAATGCAACTTTCTTCCTGACTTATGTGGCTCTCAA gttctttGTTGGCTATGGCCTTGAGCTTTCCAGGATGATTCCTTTAATTATATATCATCTAAAGCGGAAATATGTCTGTAAAACTGAAGCTGAGTTGAAGGAAGCATGGGCTCCTGGGGATCTGGGATACGGGACTAGAATTCCTGCTGATATGCTTATTCTTACAATCGTGCTTTGCTACTCTGTGATTGCTCCTATAATAATTCCTTTCGGGGTGATATACTTTGCCTTGGGATGGCTTGTTCTTCGGAATCAG GCACTAAAAGTCTTGGTTCCATCTTATGAAAGCTATGGAAAATTCTGGCCGCACATATATACTCGAATGATGGCTGCCCTGATCCTATTTCAACTTACTATGTTCGGTTATTTTGGAGTAAAAGAATTCTACTACACTCCGCTCCTCATACCACTCCCTATATGTTCCTTGATCTTTGCATATATCTGCAAACAAAAATTCCATCAGTTTTTCCAGAACACAGCACTGGAGGTTGTTCGCCATGAGGTGAAGGATCTTCCAAACATGGAACACATCTATCGATCTTTTATCCCGCCCTCATTGGCTTCTGACAAGCTCGATGATGATCAATTTGACGACGCAATGTCTCAAACTTCGCGGCCAGGCTCTTCTGTGTGA
- the LOC108198284 gene encoding G-type lectin S-receptor-like serine/threonine-protein kinase At4g27290: MELNTFILACYILICTITRSVAVDTIRMHQTLRDGDTITSAGGEFELGFFSPGSSTNRYLGIWYKKISRGTVVWVANRDNPLMNTSGLVQVNHKGITLQLVDSSTGIIWSSNTSVSMKNPVAQLLDTGNLVLREGHPDFNSVEDFIWQSFDHPGDNLLPGMKDGIDLVTGLNRIVSSWRSDVDPSVGSFSHGLDPNGFPQYFLSKDSVIWKRTGLWNGYKFGGLPNKNPNGLFKDVFVFNEEEIYYRFHLINTTSAIMRFVLTPTGDSKLLVWNDQQQIWMVYVTMQDSDCDHYGLCGVYGICKINSAPRCECLRGFVPKFQEEWKAADWSGGCIRKTNLVCGREEGFMKYSGVKLPDARHSWYNMKMNLQECEISCRKNCSCTAYATADVRRGGHGCILWFSDLIDIRDYTVEGEDIYVRMPSSEIVKIRSSRVKWKLEFILIASVLVVVLLGRIFLVACKNRKLQKEEKLTLNLESVALTKIENEDLELPLFDFQSIANATSNFSRDMILGEGGFGPVYKGKLADGLEIAVKRLSKNSSQGLDEFKNEVSCIAKLQHRNLVTLLGCCTEKGERILIYEYLANKSLDSFIFDSNVRNTMDWPRLYNIIIGIARGLLYLHQDSKLRIIHRDLKASNILLDHDMNPKISDFGLARSFGGNESEAKTLRVVGTYGYMSPEYAIDGQFSVKSDVYSFGVLLVEIASGMKNRLFIHHDHSLNLLGHAWVSYKQGKLLELIDGVILEPNNHYEALRVIQIGLLCVQQDPKDRPVMSEVILMLSSNMKLPHPKQPGFFMERDLLEADQFLSNPNLSTSNQLTMTTLLPRP, encoded by the exons ATGGAGTTGAATACTTTCATTTTGGCTTGCTACATTTTAATCTGTACAATAACAAGGTCTGTGGCAGTAGATACCATCAGAATGCATCAGACCTTACGAGATGGTGATACTATCACATCAGCAGGTGGAGAGTTTGAACTTGGATTTTTCAGTCCAGGAAGTTCAACGAATCGATATCTGGGCATCTGGTACAAGAAAATATCCAGAGGGACAGTTGTTTGGGTTGCTAATAGAGATAATCCTCTTATGAATACCTCAGGCTTAGTGCAGGTCAATCACAAGGGAATTACATTGCAATTGGTGGATAGTAGTACTGGAATAATATGGTCATCGAATACGTCTGTATCCATGAAGAATCCTGTTGCACAGCTATTAGATACAGGGAATTTAGTTTTAAGGGAAGGGCATCCTGATTTTAACAGCGTAGAAGATTTTATATGGCAGAGCTTTGATCACCCTGGAGACAATTTGCTACCTGGCATGAAAGACGGGATAGACCTGGTAACCGGTCTGAACAGGATCGTTTCATCGTGGAGAAGTGACGTTGATCCATCAGTTGGCAGTTTTTCCCATGGACTTGATCCTAATGGTTTTCCACAATATTTTCTGTCAAAAGATTCGGTGATTTGGAAGAGGACAGGACTATGGAATGGTTATAAATTTGGTGGTCTTCCCAACAAAAACCCGAATGGACTTTTTAAAGACGTGTTTGTTTTCAATGAAGAGGAAATCTACTATAGGTTTCATCTCATCAATACAACTTCTGCTATAATGAGGTTTGTACTGACTCCAACCGGAGATTCAAAACTTCTTGTGTGGAATGATCAACAACAAATCTGGATGGTTTACGTTACTATGCAGGACAGTGACTGTGATCATTATGGACTATGCGGTGTATATGGAATATGTAAGATCAACAGTGCACCAAGATGTGAATGCTTGAGGGGATTTGTTCCGAAATTTCAAGAGGAGTGGAAAGCAGCGGATTGGTCTGGTGGATGCATCCGCAAAACTAATCTAGTTTGTGGGAGGGAGGAGGGCTTTATGAAATATTCTGGTGTGAAGTTACCAGACGCACGTCACTCATGGTATAACATGAAAATGAACCTTCAAGAATGTGAGATATCATGTCGGAAAAACTGTTCTTGTACAGCTTATGCAACTGCAGATGTCAGAAGAGGTGGACATGGATGTATCTTATGGTTTTCTGACCTAATTGATATTAGAGACTACACAGTAGAAGGAGAAGATATCTACGTAAGAATGCCATCGTCTGAAATAG TAAAAATACGCAGTTCCAGAGTGAAGTGGAAATTAGAGTTCATTCTCATTGCTTCAGTACTGGTAGTAGTGCTACTTGGCCGAATCTTCCTTGTAGCATGCAAGAACAGAAAGCTGCAGAAAGAAG AAAAATTGACGTTGAATTTGGAAAGTGTTGCCTTGACCAAAATTGAGAATGAAGATCTGGAGTTGCCCTTATTTGACTTCCAAAGCATTGCAAATGCCACAAGTAACTTTTCCCGAGATATGATACTCGGAGAGGGTGGCTTTGGACCTGTATACAAG GGCAAATTGGCTGATGGACTGGAAATAGCGGTGAAAAGGCTGTCAAAAAATTCAAGTCAAGGACTAGATGAGTTTAAAAATGAAGTTTCGTGTATTGCCAAACTTCAGCACAGAAATCTAGTGACGCTTCTTGGCTGCTGCACAGAGAAAGGAGAAAGGATTTTGATCTACGAATATCTGGCTAACAAAAGTCTAGATTCATTCATTTTTG ATAGTAACGTAAGAAATACAATGGACTGGCCGAGGCTATACAACATAATAATTGGCATTGCTAGAGGACTTCTTTATCTTCATCAAGATTCAAAGCTGAGGATCATACACAGAGATCTCAAAGCCAGTAACATATTACTTGATCATGATATGAATCCAAAGATTTCAGACTTTGGCTTGGCAAGAAGTTTCGGAGGAAATGAAAGTGAAGCAAAAACGTTAAGAGTTGTCGGTACATA TGGTTACATGTCCCCAGAGTATGCTATTGATGGACAATTTTCTGTTAAATCCGATGTCTACAGCTTTGGCGTTTTACTAGTAGAGATAGCAAGTGGAATGAAAAACAGATTATTCATTCATCATGATCACAGCTTAAACCTACTTGGGCAT gCATGGGTGAGTTACAAACAAGGCAAACTGTTGGAACTCATTGATGGAGTGATCTTGGAGCCCAATAACCATTATGAAGCCTTGCGAGTTATACAAATTGGATTACTTTGCGTTCAACAAGATCCAAAGGACAGGCCAGTCATGTCTGAGGTAATTCTAATGTTGAGCAGCAATATGAAGCTGCCGCATCCTAAGCAACCTGGTTTTTTCATGGAGAGAGATTTGCTTGAAGCAGACCAATTTTTGAGCAACCCAAATCTGTCAACATCCAACCAATTAACAATGACTACTCTCTTACCTCGACCATAG
- the LOC108197309 gene encoding probable mediator of RNA polymerase II transcription subunit 19b: MDCADTKFGRGPRELGGSVDLIKQCKLWPHHEFFCKRPLPIEISDTRYLRNIIGEAKIKKGEGMELDQLFQNASGVENRHQDLHPFDMVILREAFKMRETTDADLSYVEKGTGRQMPEMCGNSTDKILENHKIRDKEKSKDHTCQHHRKDSANRKDDEKTRKSHRDINTNNLQKLQDKKRKFEGVDISSIQRGRKTELDNLKAKIVDTRIAR, translated from the exons ATGGATTGCGCAGACACAAAATTTGGGCGAG GACCTAGAGAACTTGGTGGTTCTGTTGATCTTATTAAGCAATGCAAACTCTGGCCGCATCACGAGTTTTTTTGCAAAAGGCCACTGCCTATAGAGATATCAGACACTCGATATCTTCGCAATATCATCGGAGAAGCAAAAATCAAGAAAGGAGAAGGGATGGAATTGGATCAACTCTTCCAGAATGCCTCTGGTGTGGAGAATAGGCATCAGGACTTGCATCCATTTGACATGGTTATTCTCAGGGAAGCCTTTAAGATGAGGGAAACAACAGACGCTGACCTGTCATAT GTTGAGAAAGGAACCGGTAGACAGATGCCTGAGATGTGTGGTAACTCCACAGACAAAATACTTGAAAACCACAAGATTAGAGACAAGGAAAAGAGTAAGGATCATACGTGCCAACACCATCGAAAGGACAGTGCTAATAGAAAAGATGATGAGAAAACTCGCAAAAGCCATCGTGATATTAATACCAACAATTTGCAGAAACTGCAAGACAAG AAAAGGAAGTTTGAAGGAGTGGATATTTCCAGTATCCAAAGAGGCCGGAAGACAGAG CTGGATAATTTGAAGGCCAAGATTGTTGACACAAGGATCGCACGCTAG